A single region of the Gossypium arboreum isolate Shixiya-1 chromosome 12, ASM2569848v2, whole genome shotgun sequence genome encodes:
- the LOC128285436 gene encoding uncharacterized protein LOC128285436, with translation MVAGTLSCRAMTDPRAVFAHLSLFDDGSLLAELQIESANTVDFRLNSEGVLCFRGKIYVPKDTDLRQTLLREAHSSPYAMHPSRNKMNEIFVRYIGGQHALGSELVSDTEDKVRLILDQLKAASNRQKSYADLKCKEIKYSAGDFVFLKVSPWKKNSGAWAIGVFEGNRSVWRDLRRKVGMWIEEELVEGFVERCGESFDKGIKAWGSSVPNVGNSLVPIQS, from the exons atggtggccgGCACACTGAGctgtagggctatgactgatccGAGAGCAGTGTTTGCCCATCTTAgcctatttgatgatggtagtttgttggctgaGCTCCAA ATCGAGAGTGCTAATACTGTGGATTTTAGGTtgaatagtgaaggggtactCTGTTTTCGAGGCAAAATTTATGTACCCAAGGATACTGATTTAAGACAGACCTTActgcgagaggcacatagtagcccctatgctatgcaCCCAAGTAGAAATAAGATGAACGAGATCTTCGTGAGGTATATTGGTGGTCAG CATGCTCTGGGTTCTGAGCTAGTATCTGATACCGAGGATAAGGTTAGATTAATTCTGGATCAACTGAAGGCAGCATCAaacagacagaagtcatatgcggatctgaAGTGTAAGGAAATTAAATATTCAGCGGGGGATTTTGTCTTTttgaaggtctcgccatggaaaaag AACTCTGGAGCTTGGGCGATTGGTGTTTTTGAAGGAAATAGGAGTGTGTGGCGTGATTTAAGGAGGAAAGTTGGGATGTGGATAGAGGAGGAATTGGTGGAGGGATTTGTGGAGAGATGTGGGGAGAGTTTTGATAAGGGGATCAAGGCATGGGGTAGTAGTGTGCCAAATGTGGGAAACTCCCTTGTACCAATTCAGTCATAA